One region of Salvia miltiorrhiza cultivar Shanhuang (shh) chromosome 3, IMPLAD_Smil_shh, whole genome shotgun sequence genomic DNA includes:
- the LOC131013918 gene encoding ETHYLENE INSENSITIVE 3-like 3 protein has product MEDMGLDISSDIEVDDLRDDDNIEEKDVSDEEIAAEELEKRMWKDRIKLKRIKEKQKLAALQAAEKQKVKSSTDQARRKKMARAQDGILKYMLKLMEVCNARGFVYGIIPDKGKPVSGASDNIRAWWKEKVKFDKNGPAAIAKYEAECLSREDGFGTNQGNSQSVLQDLQDATLGSLLSSLMQHCDPPQRKYPLEKGVPPPWWPMGNEEWCVKLGLPQGQSPPYKKPHDLKKMWKVGVLTAVIKHMSPDIAKIRRLVRQSKCLQDKMTAKESFIWLGVLSREEALFQQQSSDHGSSGISDSLSKSRRNKKRPSVDSDSDYDVDGVHNGSGSVSSKDDTRKQSTDTVRIEPADDALTQPTKDKEHVQKRPRKRKSKPRPDNQPAVPTIGEHPHVESGNMATGENHNDIQFGGYLTNEREVENNELTPIRLPEVPEHSTRGQPCLVESDLNYVSPDHSSHAIPISRVYINNGSSAYPGIQGDDLEPCHSHLVRDTRDFHLQSTPRVSKFNGQSESSAQHHEPEDQGLRREPQNSAWQPGLECSNLPRDLDKSGLHHRSAHSFLSPTAVGSNHQGEPSMACFSEMHYRSEDSTFQLPVLHKNGNDIPEGKFPPFVEDTFPNEPDGLAETHFQSPLKSLSPDLPGYGAFSLSFDGTSSLDTGDFDFEFNDNSIDGSNFAAMMEYFAS; this is encoded by the coding sequence TTCGGATATTGAAGTTGATGACTTGAGGGATGATGATAACATAGAGGAAAAAGATGTTAGTGATGAGGAGATCGCGGCAGAAGAACTGGAGAAGCGAATGTGGAAGGACCGGATCAAGCTTAAGAGGATCAAAGAGAAACAGAAGCTTGCAGCTCTACAAGCTGCAGAAAAGCAGAAGGTTAAGTCTAGCACGGATCAGGCACGAAGGAAGAAGATGGCACGAGCTCAAGATGGCATTTTGAAGTACATGTTGAAGCTCATGGAAGTCTGCAATGCCCGTGGCTTTGTGTATGGTATTATTCCAGACAAGGGTAAGCCAGTCAGCGGTGCATCGGATAATATTAGAGCTTGGTGGAAGGAAAAAGTGAAATTTGATAAAAATGGCCCTGCAGCCATTGCTAAGTATGAGGCCGAGTGCCTTTCCAGGGAAGACGGGTTTGGCACTAACCAAGGCAACTCTCAGAGTGTTCTTCAAGACTTGCAAGATGCAACACTGGGATCACTTTTATCATCTTTAATGCAACACTGTGACCCACCACAGCGGAAGTATCCACTGGAGAAGGGTGTGCCTCCACCTTGGTGGCCAATGGGGAACGAGGAGTGGTGTGTCAAGTTGGGGTTGCCCCAGGGTCAGAGTCCTCCATATAAGAAACCTCACGATCTGAAGAAGATGTGGAAAGTCGGGGTGCTAACAGCTGTTATAAAGCATATGTCGCCTGATATTGCCAAGATTAGGAGACTGGTTAGACAATCAAAATGTTTACAGGATAAGATGACTGCTAAAGAGAGTTTCATATGGTTAGGTGTATTGAGCAGGGAGGAAGCCTTGTTTCAGCAACAAAGCAGTGATCATGGCTCATCTGGCATCAGTGATTCACTGTCAAAAAGTCGTAGAAATAAGAAGAGGCCTTCTGTTGACAGCGATAGTGATTATGATGTTGATGGCGTTCATAATGGCTCAGGATCTGTTTCATCTAAGGATGATACAAGAAAGCAATCCACTGATACAGTGCGTATTGAACCTGCAGATGATGCCTTAACTCAACCAACCAAAGACAAAGAGCATGTACAGAAGCGTCCGaggaaaagaaaatcaaaaCCTAGACCTGATAACCAACCAGCAGTACCAACTATTGGCGAACATCCACATGTTGAATCTGGAAACATGGCCACGGGTGAAAATCACAACGATATACAATTTGGTGGATACTTGACAAATGAAAGAGAGGtggaaaataatgaattaacacCAATTAGACTACCAGAAGTGCCAGAACACAGTACTCGTGGTCAACCTTGCTTAGTAGAATCTGATTTAAATTATGTCAGCCCTGATCATTCTTCCCATGCTATCCCCATTAGCCGTGTTTACATTAATAATGGATCATCAGCTTATCCAGGGATTCAAGGTGATGATCTTGAACCTTGTCATTCTCATTTAGTTCGTGATACTCGAGACTTTCATTTGCAAAGTACGCCTCGAGTATCCAAATTTAATGGCCAATCTGAAAGTTCTGCACAACATCATGAACCTGAAGATCAGGGGTTGCGTCGTGAACCTCAAAATTCTGCATGGCAACCTGGGCTTGAATGTTCTAATCTACCTCGGGACTTGGATAAGTCTGGGCTTCATCATAGATCAGCTCATAGCTTTCTTAGTCCGACTGCAGTTGGATCAAATCATCAAGGAGAGCCGTCGATGGCATGTTTCAGTGAAATGCATTATAGATCAGAGGATTCAACATTCCAGCTACCAGTATTACATAAGAATGGAAATGATATTCCTGAAGGGAAGTTCCCACCTTTTGTTGAAGATACATTTCCAAATGAGCCAGATGGGCTGGCTGAGACCCATTTTCAATCCCCTCTGAAAAGCTTGTCACCAGATTTACCAGGATACGGAGCATTCAGCCTTTCATTTGATGGAACAAGTTCGTTAGATACTGGTGATTTTGACTTTGAGTTTAATGACAACTCGATTGATGGGAGCAACTTTGCTGCTATGATGGAATACTTTGCTTCATAA